One window of Triticum dicoccoides isolate Atlit2015 ecotype Zavitan chromosome 5A, WEW_v2.0, whole genome shotgun sequence genomic DNA carries:
- the LOC119298696 gene encoding microtubule-associated protein 70-1 — protein sequence MADPYGDGRALRSHQHQQQPPAQQQRPRLKPALEMEDLISLLHGSDPVRVELTRLENDLHYKEKELGDAQAEIKALRLSERAREKAVEDLTEELAKVDGKLKLTESLLESKNLEAKKINDEKKAALAAQFAAEATLRRVHAAQKDDDMPPIEAILAPLEAELKLARQEIAKLQDDNRALDRLTKSKEAALLEAERTVQIALAKASLVDDLQNKNQELMKQIEICQEENKILDRMHRQKVAEVEKLTQTVRELEEAVLAGGAAANAVRDYQRKVQEMNEEMKTLDRELARAKVSANRVAVVVANEWKDGNDKVMPVKQWLEERRLLQGEMQQLRDKLAIAERAARSEAQLKDKFQLRLKVLEEGLRMSTSRTNASAARRQSIGGAESASKTNGFLSKRPSFQMRTSVSTTTTTLVNHAKGASKSFDGGCRSLDRYKGHVNGVGMNVSTDSSEDKESNNSDEKPSEFTSVESEDTVSGMLYDMLQKEVVALRKACHEKDQSLKDKDDAVEMLAKKVDTLTKAMESEAKKMRRDVAAMEKEVVAMRLEKEQDTKARRFGSSSTSASQMPPGRTLPRSGSARNM from the exons ATGGCCGATCCGTACGGCGACGGCCGGGCGCTGAGGAGTCATCAGCACCAGCAGCAGCCGCCGGCGCAGCAGCAGCGGCCCAGGCTGAAGCCGGCGCTGGAGATGGAGGACCTCATCAGCCTGCTCCACGGCTCCGATCCCGTCCGCGTCGAGCTCACCCGCCTCGAGAACGACCTCCACT ACAAGGAGAAGGAGCTCGGCGACGCGCAGGCGGAGATCAAGGCCCTGCGCCTCTCCGAGCGGGCGCGCGAGAAGGCCGTCGAGGAT CTTACCGAAGAACTGGCAAAGGTGGATGGGAAGCTCAAGCTCACAGAGTCTCTCCTGGAAAGCAAG AACCTTGAAGCGAAGAAGATCAACGATGAGAAGAAAGCAGCGCTTGCTGCCCAGTTTGCAGCGGAGGCTACGCTGCGGAGGGTTCATGCGGCGCAGAAGGATGATGACATGCCTCCCATCGAGGCCATCCTTGCTCCGCTGGAGGCCGAGCTGAAACTAGCCCGTCAAGAG ATTGCAAAATTACAAGATGACAACAGGGCATTGGACCGTCTTACCAAATCCAAGGAAGCTGCTCTGCTGGAAGCAGAAAGGACAGTTCAGATAGCATTAGCGAAAGCTTCCTTGGTGGATGAtttacaaaacaaaaaccaagaatTGATGAAACAGATCGAGATATGTCAG GAAGAGAACAAAATCTTGGACAGAATGCACCGCCAGAAGGTTGCTGAGGTCGAAAAACTTACTCAGACCGTCAGAGAGCTAGAAGAAGCTGTTCTTGCTGGTGGCGCAGCCGCAAATGCTGTTAGGGACTATCAGCGGAAAGTTCAGGAGATGAAT GAGGAAATGAAAACTCTGGATCGTgagcttgcccgtgcaaaggtttcaGCAAATAGGGTCGCGGTAGTGGTGGCAAATGAGTGGAAAGATGGCAATGATAAAGTAATGCCTGTTAAGCAATGGCTTGAAGAACGGAGGCTTCTGCAA GGAGAAATGCAGCAACTCCGTGATAAACTTGCTATAGCAGAAAGGGCTGCAAGATCAGAAGCTCAACTGAAG GACAAGTTCCAGCTACGGCTTAAAGTACTCGAGGAAGGATTGAGAATGTCGACATCGCGAACCAATGCAAGTGCTGCGCGCCGCCAGTCTATTGGTGGCGCTGAGAGTGCATCCAAGACCAATGGCTTTCTATCAAAACGGCCATCATTCCAGATGAGAACATCGGTATCTACCACCACGACTACTCTGGTGAACCATGCGAAGGGGGCATCCAAGTCTTTTGATGGAGGGTGTAGATCACTTGACCGCTATAAGGGCCATGTAAATGGGGTTGGCATGAACGTATCTACCGACTCCAGCGAAGATAAGGAGTCAAACAACTCAGATGAGAAGCCTAGTGAATTTACATCTGTTGAGTCGGAGGACACAGTGTCAGGTATGCTGTATGATATGCTGCAAAAGGAGGTCGTTGCTCTGAGGAAGGCTTGTCATGAAAAGGACCAAAGCTTGAAAGACAAGGACGATGCAGTTGAG ATGTTGGCTAAGAAAGTCGACACTTTAACAAAGGCGATGGAGTCAGAGGCTaagaagatgagacgggatgttgctgCCATGGAAAAGGAGGTGGTGGCTATGCGATTAGAGAAAGAGCAGGATACGAAAGCAAGAAGGTTCGGCAGTTCAAGCACCTCTGCCTCACAGATGCCACCTGGAAG GACTCTGCCTCGGAGCGGTTCAGCACGCAACATGTGA